A portion of the Lolium rigidum isolate FL_2022 chromosome 1, APGP_CSIRO_Lrig_0.1, whole genome shotgun sequence genome contains these proteins:
- the LOC124685277 gene encoding glucose-1-phosphate adenylyltransferase small subunit, chloroplastic/amyloplastic: protein MTGAPPSTVMAMGAATSPCKILSATQRASTAAASASTSRESVSLLRAPRGRRQRPRGLALSLAPARRPFVFSPRAVSDSKSSQTCLDPDASTSVLGIILGGGAGTRLYPLTKKRAKPAVPLGANYRLIDIPVSNCLNSNISKIYVLTQFNSASLNRHLSRAYGSNIGGYKNEGFVEVLAAQQSPDNPNWFQGTADAVRQYLWLFEEHNVMEYLILAGDHLYRMDYEKFIQAHRETDADITVAALPMDEERATAFGLMKIDEEGRIVEFAEKPKGEQLKAMMVDTTILGLDDVRAKEMPYIASMGIYVISKHVMLQLLRDQFPGANDFGSEVIPGATSTGMRVQAYLYDGYWEDIGTIEAFYNANLGITKKPIPDFSFYDRSAPIYTQPRHLPPSKVLDADVTDSVIGEGCVIKNCKIHHSVVGLRSCISEGAIIEDTLLMGADYYETEADKKLLADKGGIPIGIGKNSHIRRAIIDKNARIGDNVKIINVDNVQEAARETDGYFIKSGIVTVIKDALLPSGTVI, encoded by the exons ATGACCGGAGCTCCGCCATCCACCGTAATGGCGATGGGTGCGGCCACCTCCCCTTGCAAGATCTTGAGCGCCACGCAACGTGCCTCCACCGCGGCGGCTTCGGCATCCACCTCCCGCGAGTCCGTCTCCCTCCTCCGCGCGCCACGGGGACGGCGCCAGCGCCCGCGCGGGTTGGCCTTGTCCCTGGCTCCAGCGCGACGGCCGTTTGTCTTCTCCCCGCGCGCCGTGTCAGACTCCAAGAGCTCCCAGACCTGCCTCGACCCTGACGCAAGCACG AGTGTTCTCGGAATCATTCTGGGAGGTGGTGCAGGGACTAGATTGTATCCTCTGACAAAGAAGCGTGCGAAGCCTGCTGTGCCATTGGGTGCCAACTACAGGCTTATTGATATTCCTGTCAGCAATTGTTTGAACAGCAATATATCAAAGATCTATGTGCTGACACAGTTCAACTCTGCTTCTCTTAATCGTCATCTCTCACGAGCCTATGGGAGCAACATTGGAGGATACAAGAATGAAGGATTTGTTGAAGTCCTCGCGGCACAGCAGAGCCCAGACAATCCTAACTGGTTTCAG GGTACTGCAGATGCTGTAAGGCAGTATTTATGGCTATTCGAGGAACATAATGTTATGGAATATCTAATTCTTGCCGGAGATCACTTGTACCGAATGGACTATGAAAAGTTTATTCAGGCGCACAGAGAAACAGATGCTGATATTACTGTTGCCGCCTTGCCCATGGATGAGGAACGTGCAACTGCATTTGGCCTTATGaaaatcgatgaagaagggaggaTAGTTGAATTTGCAGAGAAACCAAAAGGAGAGCAGTTGAAAGCAATGATG GTTGATACGACCATACTTGGTCTTGATGACGTGAGGGCAAAGGAAATGCCTTATATCGCTAGCATGGGTATCTACGTTATTAGCAAACATGTAATGCTCCAGCTTCTCCGTGACCAATTTCCTGGAGCTAATGACTTTGGAAGTGAGGTTATTCCTGGTGCGACTAGCACTGGAATGAGG GTACAAGCATACTTATATGATGGTTACTGGGAAGATATTGGTACAATTGAGGCATTCTATAACGCAAATTTGGGAATTACCAAAAAGCCAATACCAGATTTCAG TTTCTATGACCGTTCTGCTCCAATTTACACCCAACCTCGACACTTGCCTCCTTCAAAGGTTCTTGATGCTGACGTGACAGACAGTGTTATTGGCGaaggatgtgttattaaa AACTGCAAGATACACCATTCAGTAGTTGGACTGCGGTCCTGCATATCTGAAGGTGCAATTATAGAGGACACATTACTAATGGGCGCAGACTACTATGAG ACTGAAGCTGACAAGAAACTCCTTGCcgacaaaggtgggattcccattgGTATTGGAAAGAATTCACACATCAGAAGAGCAATCATTGACAAGAATGCTCGTATTGGAGACAACGTGAAG ATAATCAATGTTGACAATGTTCAAGAAGCAGCCCGGGAGACTGATGGATACTTCATCAAAAGTGGCATCGTAACTGTGATCAAGGATGCTTTACTCCCGAGTGGGACAGTCATATGA